The DNA sequence CTACACGGCCAGCGTGCAGCACCGCTACGGGTTTGTGGATGTGCCGGTCGTCAACTACTACTTCGACGTGCTGAAAACAGCCGTGGAGCACGCCACGGGCCAGCCCGTGCGCCCGCGCCGCTGGATGAATGACGCGCCCTTCGCCGCCTTCCTCACCCACGACATCGACAACCTCTACAGCGCCTGGAAACAGCCGGCCAAGGCGGCCCTGAAGGCGGGCAACCTGCTGGGCTTCGGCCGGCAGCTGTGGCAGCACCTTACCCGGCCCGATGCCTGGGACAACCTCAAGCTAGTGCGCGAAACGGTGGCCGGCTACGGAGCCCAAAGCACGTTTTTTTTCCTACCCGAGCACCGCCCCGGCGCGAATGGCACCCCCAACGCCGACTACGACGTAGCGAAAGTGTGGCCCCGGCTGGCCCCGGCCATCGGCGACGCGGAAATCGGGCTGCACGCCAGCATTGGGCGGGCCGTACACACCGGCGACCTGAAGCGGGAAGAGCACCGGATGCAGCGCTGCACGGGCCGGGACTTGGTGAAAGGCATCCGGTTTCACTACCTGGGCTGGGAACCCCGCCTGACGCCCGTCCTGCTGGACACGCTGCTGTTCCACTACGACACGACCTTGGGCTTTGCCGAGCACTACGGCTTCCGCAACTCCTATTGCCTGCCCTTTCACCTGTTCGACTTCCGGCAAAGTCAACCCCACGACTTTCTCGAAATCCCGCTCAACGTGATGGACGCCACGCTCCACCACCCCAACTACCTGCGCCTGGCCCCCGACGAGATACTACCGGCCCTGACGCCGATGCTACAGCAGATTGAGCGGTTTGGGGGCGTGTGCACCGTGCTCTGGCACAACGAAAACTTCGACCCGGCCAACCAGCACAATGGCCCGCGCGAGTTCCACGCCATCATGGAGTACCTTCGCAGCCGCCAAGCCGCCTTCGTCAACGGCCGGGACATCTGTGAGTTAGTGAGTTAGTGAGTTAGTGGGTTTGATACCCTGACTGCACAGCTGGCGTGAGCCTGCACAAGTCGAACAACAAGCTCGCTAAGTCACTAACTCACTAACTCACTCATTCACCACTTCACTCATTCACCACTTGGGTATCGTTCAGCGGCAGGGGCTGCGCAACACGGTTATTTCGTATCTGGGGCTGGCGCTGGGCTTCGTGAACACGGCCTTTGTGCTGCCGGCCCTGCTGGCCCCGGCCCAGCTCGGCCTCACCAACCTGCTGGTGTCCATTGCCACGGTCTACGCGCAGTTTTCGGCCTTTGGCTTTGCCAGCGTGGGCATCCGGTTCTTTCCCTACTTCCGCAACAAGGAGGCGGGGCACCACGGGTTTCTGCCCCTGCTGCTGGGGCTGCCCCTGCTGGGCTTTGCCCTGAGTACGGCTATCTACCTGCTGGGCAAGCCCCTGATTCTGGCGCAGTACAAGGCCCACGACGCGGCCCTGCTGGGGCCCTTCTACGCCTGGGGTAGCCTGCTGGCGCTGTTTACGTTGCTCTACTCCTTGCAGGATGCCTACCTGAAGGGCCTCTACCACACCGCGTTTTCGTCGTTTCTGCAGGATATCGTGCTGCGGGTGCTCATTGCCGGCCTGGCCCTGCTTTATGGCAAGGGCGTGCTGGCCTTTCCCGAGTTCGTGCTGGCCTACATCGGGTTGTACGGGGCCATTTCCCTGCTGCTGACGGGCTATCTGGCCTTCATCGGCGAGCTGCACCTGCGCCCCACGCGGGCGGCGCTGCGGGTGCGGCCCGTGGGCGAAATCGTGCGCTTCGGCGGCTTCGCGTTGCTGTCCAGTCTGTCGGGCAGCATCCTGGGATTCATCGATTCGTGGATGGTCAGCGCGCAGATCAGCCTGGCGGCGGCCGGGGTCTACGGCATTGCCTACAACATCAGCACCGCCCTGACCATTCCGGCCCGCTCGCTCAACAAGATTGCCTTCCCCTTGCTGGCCCAATACTGGAAGGATCAGGACCTGCCCCGCATGGCCGACTTCTACCGCGACACGACCCGGCTCAACACCATTCTGGGCTGCTACCTGGCCCTGGGCATCGGCCTCAACCTGGATTTTATCTACTCGCTCATCAAGAACCCGGCGTACGCCACCGGTACCACGGCCGTTTTGCTGCTGCTGGCCGGCCGCCTGTTCGACGGCATCACGGGCGTGAACGGCCTGATTGTCGTCACGTCCCCGCGCTACCGCTTCGACTTGATTTTCAACCTGTCCTTGGCTGGCATCACCATCCTGCTCAACCGCCTGCTGATTCCGCCGCTGGGCATCACCGGCTCGGCCCTGGCCACGCTCTTCGCCATCGTGGCCATCAACACGGCCCGGACGTGGTTTGTGTGGTACAGCTACCGGTTGCAGCCCTTCACCTGGCGCATTCCGGTGGTGCTGGCCGTAGCCGTGGCCTCGGGCCTGCTGGTATGGCTGCTGCCAGTCCTGCCCTCCAAGCTACTGACTATGCTCATGCGCGGCACGGTGCTCACGGCCCTCTACGGCGGGGCCCTGCTACTGCTGGGCCTGGTGCCCGAAGCCCAGCCCCTGCTGCGCAAGCTGCTGAAACGCCCCCAACAGTAGTAGCCAGGGTATCATCGAACGAGGTAGAGACGCGTATTCGCGTCTCAATCGTTGCTGACGTTGTTACGGCACGCGCCCAGTCGTTCAACGATTGAGACGCGAATACGCTTCTCTACCTCGTTCTGGTTAGCAGCTGATCGGCACACGCGCAGACGATGAATACTTTGTTTGTATCTATTCTTCTTAAAAGAAGAGTGGCTCTTAAGCCCTTGGTGGTCGTCCTTCTTTTAAGAAGAGCCTATCCTAAGCCCTTGGAAGGCATCCTTCTTTTAAGAAGAGCCTATCCTAAGCACTTAGGAGGCACCCTTCAGATCTGAAGAGGCTATCCTAAGCCGTTGAGAAGCACTCTTCAGATCTGAAGGACGACCAAAAAGCCCTTGGAAGGCACCCTTCAGATCTGAAGGGTGCTTCCCAAGGGCTTTTTGGTCGTCGGCGCCTATACTTATTCTGCGGCCTGCTGCTGCCGCAGCTTGCTGTGCTTCTTGCCGTAGCCGTAGTAGATGGCCAGGCCGATAGCCAGCCAGACGAAGAGGCGAATCCAGGTATCCAGGGGCAGCGACACCATCATCAGCAGGCAGGTCAGGATGCCCAGGATGGGGACCAGGGGCACCCAGGGCGTGCGGAAGCCGCGGGGGGCGTTGGGCTCTTTCTTGCGCATGATGAGCACGCCCAGGCACACCATCACGAAGGCGAGCAGGGTGCCGATGCTGGTCATTTCGCCCACCACCGAAATCGGCACGAAGCCCGCAAACAGGCTGATGAACACGCCCAGCAGCAGATTGGACTGCAACGGGGTGCGGAACGTGGGGTGTACCTTGGCAAACACCGGCGGCAGCAGCCCATCCTTCGACATGGAGAAGAACACCCGGCTCTGCCCCATCAGATCAACCAGAATCACGGAGGTGTAGCCAATGAGAATGGCCACGATGATGGCCGAGCTGAGCCAGGCGTAGGGCGTTTTCTCGATGGCAATGGCCACCGGCGCGGCGCTGTCCTTGAACTCGGTGTAGTTGGCCAGCCCGGTCATGACGTGGCCGAAGAGCACGAACAACACGGTGCACACCAGCAACGAGCCGATGATGCCGATGGGCATGTTGCGCTGCGGGTTCTTGGTTTCCTGGGCCATCGTGGCCACGATGTCGAAGCCGATGAAGACGAAGAACACCACCCCGGCCCCGCGCAGGATGCCGCTCCAGCCGAACTCCCCGAACGTGCCGGTGTTCTGCGGAATGTAGGGTTGATAGTTGGCCGGGTCGATGTATTGCCAGCCCAGGGCAATGAACACGAGCACCACCGCCACCTTGAGGCTCACCACCAGCGCGTTGAACCAGGCCGAGCCCTGGGTGCCGCGCACGATGATGGCCGTAATGGCCAGCACGATGAGCATGGCCGGCACGTTGACCAGGCCCGAGATGACCGAGCCGTCGGCCAGAGTGGCCTGCTCGAAGGGCGACATCACCAGCTGGGCCGGAATGTGCAGGTTGAACTTGCCCAGCACCCGCACCAGGTACTGCGACCAGCTGATGGCCACCGTGGCGGCCCCCACCGAGTACTCCAGAATCAAATCCCAGCCGATGATCCAGGCAAACAGCTCGCCCATCGTGGCGTAGGAATAGGTGTAGGCCGAGCCGGCCACGGGCACCATGGAGGCAAACTCGGCGTAGCACAGCGCCGAGAAGGCGCAGCCCACCGCCGCTACGAGAAAGGACAGGGTCACGGCCGGGCCGGCGTTGTTGGCGGCGGCAATGCCGGTGAGCGAGAACAAGCCCGCCCCAATGATGACGCCGATACCGATGGCAATCAGGCTGAAGCCGCCCAGACTTCGTTTCAGGGTGCCGGCCCCCGTTTCGGCTGCTTCCGCGCGGAGCAGCTCCAGTGATTTTTTAAGCATAAGAGGAAATGGCGCGAAGCCCGGCTTCGCGAGAGAGTAAGCGACACCCATCCCGCGCAGCGCAGCCACGCAGGCGCACACGGCGGGGCCGGCCGGGAACCGGCGCGGGCATCAGAAAAGAGAGACGGAAAAGGCAATGGGGCGCGGCCTCAGGCCGCGCCGGGGCTCAGGGCCCGACGCTTCAACAACAGCAACAACAGCCAGCCAGCCGCGCCCGGCGGCGCACAGGAGCAAGAGAGGAAACGGGGCGGTTGGGGAAGCAGTCCACGGCAACTTGTTTTTATATGAGCAGGAATTGGCACCGTTCCGGCAGTTGCGGATGGTTGCCGACGCTTCTTCGAGCCTGTCTCTCAGCGCCTCTGTATAAAAACAATCCTTTGGAGTAAAGAATTGATGGCACAAAGGTAGCCCCGCCCCCACCGGATTTGCAAACCCGACGGCCGGGCCGCCCCCGGCGCGCCCCAACCAATTGCCCGCAAAAGCAGTAGGTGCCACCACCGGCCCACCCGCGCCCCGCACTTTCCTCTGACCTGGCAACTTCCTCCCGTGATGCATCCAACGCTTAAAAAAACGCTTCAGATTACCGGCTACGCCGCCGCCTCGCTCGTGGGCATCGTGGGCGTATACGCGGCTTCGTCCTTTGTTTTGTCGCGCATCCCGGTCAACACCCACGACCAGGACCCGGCCGAAGACGTGGATATCTACATTCTCTCCAACGGGGTGCACACCGACATCGTGGTGCCCGTGCGCAGCCGCTACATCGACTGGAGCGAGCTGGTGCCCTTCCAGAACACGCCCGCTAATGATACGTCGGCGCCCTACGTGGGCTTCGGCTGGGGCGACAAGGGCTTCTACCTCGACACGCCCACCTGGGCCGAGCTCAAGCCCAGCACCGCCTTCAAGGCCATGTTCTATTTGAGCTCCTCGGCCATGCACGTCACCTTCCACCAGCGCCTGCAGGAGGGCGACGACTGCGTGAAGATCCGCATCAGCCAGGCCGAGTACGCCCGCCTGATCGACTACATCAAAGGCAGCTTCGACTACGACGCCCAGGGCCGCCCCCAGCACATCCGGGGCCACAGCTACGGCCAATATGATGCCTTCTACGAAGCCAAGCGCACCTACAGCTTCCTGTTTACCTGCAACACCTGGGCCAATAACGGCCTGAAAGAAAGCGGGCAGCGCGCCTGCTTCTGGACGGCCCTGGACTCGGGCATTTTCTACCAGTACCGCCACCGCGGCCCCCACGTGGTGAGCAACATCGTGCGGCGGGCGGCGTCCTACGCGGGCTTGGCCAGCCCCAGCCGCAGCCGGTAGCAGTTCATGGCCGTGTCGCCGAGCTGCTCGAGCAGCTTGTAGTTGGCCACCGCCCCCACCGCCGCCCCAATGACGGGCACCAGCTGGGCCAGCTTGGCCAGGTCGATGTAGTCGCGGTACTCCTGCTGAAACGCGCGCCAGTCGAAGGCCTGGGGGTCGGTGGGCAGCGTGTGGCGGTAGGCGTCCCAGTCGGCCAGCCGGCGGTAGACCTGGTTGCGGCTGTGCTGGCTAGAGAAGGCCAGCTGAAAGACGTGCAGCAGGTAGAGCCGCTCGGTGTAGTCGTGGGCGTCGAAGCCGTAGAGGGCGGCCACTTCGAAGAGCAGCTTAAGCTTGAGGCTGAGCAGCAGGGGAAAATCGGCCAGGCCCAGCAGCAGGCCGCCCGCGCCGGTCACGGCGCCTTCAGCGGCGGCCGTGGTGCGGTAGAGCTTCACGTGCTGGCGCACGGCGTTTTCGCGCGCCTCCAGGGTGGCATCCTGCAAGGGCCGGCGGGAGGTGTAGCGCGAGCCCAGCAGCACGCCCTGCACCATCTGCCGGATGGCGGCCGTAAGCACGCGGTGCACTTTTTCGGGCAGCAGGTTATTGAGCCGGATCTGCACCCGGCGGGCAAAGCGGTTCAGATACGACGGGGGGCGCTGCATCTTTTGCTGCCACTGCCGTAATTCTTCCCGGGCCTGCTCTTCGTAAGTGCTCATGGCCCAAGATAGCAAAGGCGGCGCTGTCGGGCGCCGCCTTTGCTGCCCGCCGCGTGAGCAGCAAAGCCTAGTAGTTGTAGGAAACGCCCACCGACACGCCCGTCGACTTGCCCAGGTTGCGGCCCGCTACGTACTGGCTGGCTCCCAGCACCAGGCCCACGCCCTTGGCAATGGGCCGGAACACGCTGGCCCCCACGCGGGTGTAGTTGACGCGGGTAGCGGGGAAGTACAAGTCGAAGCCGGGCTGCAGAATGTCGGTGCCCTTATGGCTCGACTGCTGGAACGAGGCCCAGGCCTCAGCATAGAGCTTCAGGCCGGCGTAGCCCACCTTGGCGTCGGCAATGAAGGCGTTGGGCACCCGGTTGGTGCGCAGGCTGTAGCCGGCCTGCCCGGTCAGGAACACGCCCGAAGCCGTTTTGAGGTGGGCAATGCCCAGGGTATTGAACTTGGTAGCCCGGTTGCCGATGGCAATAATGTACTCCAGCCCCTTGTTCGACTGGTAGTTGCTGGCCGGCGTCGTGACGCCCACCACGCCCAGCAGATCCAGCACGCTGTTGCCCACGGTGGCAGAATAGGCCTTGAACTTGAGCAGGCCCGAAATGTCCTGCAAGCCGCTGCGGCTGTTGGCGTAGCCCTGCCCATTCCCCTCGCCCTCCGACTTAATGTAAGGCAGGCTGACCACGGCCTCAATCTCGTCGGTGATACCGTAGTTGGCGTACACGCTCACCGAGGAAACCTTGATTTCCCGGAAAATCGGCACTTCCCTGACTTTCTCGGGCACCAGGAATACGCTTTTGTACTGCTCGGCCGTGCCCGTAAACGAAACCGAGCCGTGGCCTTTGCCCACCATGAAGCCGCTGACCAAACTCTGGGCCCGGGCGGGGGAGGCTGCTGCTGCCAGCGCAGTGGCGAGCAGCAGGGAAAACGAGTAAATCTTGTGCATACAGGCAGAAAAAGGGAGTAAACAGGTCGGAAAGAGTGCGTTGCCCCGGAAAAACAATACTACTGGCATACTGTTCAGCTTTCCCGGGCCGCAGATTTACGCGGCGGGTTTCACCGGCGGATTTCCGGGCCCGGAAATTATTTTTTTGGGTGGTCCGGACCGGAAAATCCACTGGTACAGCCCGTTCGTTTGTATGCCCAGTTACGGTCCCGTACTCTCGCCCCTTTTCTAACCGCCTGTTGCCCATGAACTACCCCTTACCCTCCCTGGCCGCCGCCCTTTTTGTGGCCGCTCTCACCTTTTCCGGCTGTTCCAAGAGCACGGAGGCCGACCCCTCCATTGCCGGCATTGCCGTAGCCAACGACGACTTCAGCGTGCTCGAAGATGCGGCTATCCGCGGGGGCGTCGTTGAGATATTGTCCAACAAGAACCCGGCCGACCCCCAGGGCAACTATACCGTCTTTGCGCCCGACAACTCGGCCTTTGCCCGCCTGGGGTTGCGGCAGGCCACCGATTTGCAGGCCCTGCAAACGAGCTTTCTGACCAGCACCCTGTTCTACCACGTTACGGGGGGCACCCTGGCCGGCAGCGCCCTGCTGCCCGGTTCCTCGTCGGCCTCAGCCCTGGGCCCGGTGCGCCGCATCGTGAGCCGCAACGGCAGCCGCTACGTGAATGGCTCCCGCATCGTGGCCACTGACGTGAAGGCCTCCAACGGCACGGTCCACGTCATCGACAAAGTACTGCTGGCCACCGGCGCCGACGTGGTGCAGTCGGCCGTGGCCGTCAGCACCTCCAAGGTGTTTGTCAAGCCCGATTTGCAGTACCTGGTTTACGCCGTGGTGTACTGCGGCCTGCGCGAGGCTTTGTCGGAAGGCAGCCCCCAACTCACGGTGTTTGCCCCCAACGACCAAGCGTTCAAAGACCTCTATAAGCAGTTTGGCATCACCCTCACCGAACCCAAGGACCTGGAAAAGCTGCCCAACGCCAAGGAAACCCTGACCAAGGTGCTGCTGGGTCACGTGGCGCTGGGCAGCCAGAGCGGGCAGTTCACCCAGTTTACCACGGAACTGCCGGCCAATGCCACGCTACCCACGCTGGGCGGCGGCAACCTGCTTTTCGGCGACTTTAGCAGCGGCTTGCTGCCCGTGCGCGGCGAAGGCAACGGCACCACCAGCGCCGGCATGACTATTCCCGACATCCTCTGCACCAACGGGGTAGTGCACGTTATTGACCGAGTTCTGCTACCGAAGTGATAAACTGAGGTAATATCCCTACTTTTGCGGCTATATTACACAGGTATAGCCCTATAGGTCAGAAGGCCATCCTGTTCTGCTTCCAGTTCTTTGCTCTGCCTGCGCTCCTATTGTCACTAGGGCGGTGCCTCATTCCTGAGCGTGCCGGCCCTGCTTACTGTCTTTTCATGAGTAACAAATTTGCCGGCTTGCTGTGGAGCTGGCTACTTCTGCTCACTTTCTCGATCGGGGCTAACGCCCAGAATCAACCGACCACACCGGCCCCGGCCGCGGCGGCTCCGGCCACCAAAATTGCCCTGGATGGGCAGTGGAAGGGGGAGCTGCCAGTGCCGGGCGGCAGCCTGCCCGTCGTTGTTACGATTACGGACCTGGCGGGCGGCGGCTATTTTGCCGTGCTTGACGTGCCGGCTCAGCGCATCAGCCACGCGATTCTGAACGTGCAGCAGCGCGCCGATACGCTGTTCTTCAGCTCCGATGAACTGGGGTGCCGCTTCACAAGCCAGCGCTCGGCCGACGGCAAGCAGTTGGCCGGCCTTTGGAAGCTCCAAACGTATCAGACTCCGCTTACCCTGATATTTTCGGCCAAGTCGGGACCGTCGAAAAACTTCAAGTTTCCGCCGCCCTACCGGGTCGAAGAAGTATCGTTTATCAATACCCAGGACAATATCCGCTTGAGCGGTACGCTGAGCGTGCCGCCCGGGGAGGGCCCTTTTCCGGGGGTGGTCCTGATCAGCGACATGGGCCCCCAGGACCGCGACGCGACGCAGGGGGAATTCAAGATGTTTGGCGCCCTGGCCGACTTCATGGCCCGCCACGGGGTGGCCGTGCTGCGCCTCGACGACCGGGGCGTGGGCCAGTCGCAGGGCGACTACACGACGGCGACCACCGCCGACCTGGTGCGGGATGCGCAGTTGGGTTTGAACTTTCTGCGGACCCGGCCCCTGATTGACTTCGGTAAGCTGGGCCTGATTGGGCACGGCGAAGGCGGCAACGTGGCGCTGCTGGCCGCGGCTCAGCCCCTGCCCCCGGCCTTCGTCGTGACGCTGGCCGCTTCGGGCGTGGCGGGTAAGGACGTGCTCAGCCAGCAAGCCGCGGGCTTTTTGAAAGCCGGCGAAGCGGATACGGCCCAGGCCGCGCTGGTCAAAAAGCAACTGCACGACCAGTGGATGCTCGAGCAGAACATCAAGCAGCTGCGGGCCAAGGGCGCTAATTCAGCCCAGATCCAGACCCTGGAAATTCAGTACAACATGCGCAAGCGGGAAGAAAGCAAGAAGCTGCAGGAGTCTATTGCCAAGAAGCAGCGGGCGGTGCTGGACGTGATTCAGCAAACTACGGACAATGCCCAGGCTCAGCCGATTGTGGCCAACATGCTGACCCAGTCCAATCCCGGCATGGATGCGTCCCAGATCCAGGCGCTTACCAACGTGCTGATTGGCCGCTGGTACCGCTCCTACCTCAACTTTGATCCGCAGCTGGAGCTGGGCAAGGTCAAGACGCCGGTCCTGCTGCTGCACGGCACGGACGACAACCAGGTCAACGTCAACAACCTGTCGTTGCTGGAGAAAGGCCTCAAGAGCAAGGGCAACAAGCTGGTGGAAGCCCGCCGCTTGCCGGGTATCAATCACCAGTTTCAGCCCCCGGCCACGGAATGGCCCCTGATGGGCGGGGAGCCCAAGCCCGTGCTTTCGCCCCTGGTACAGCAAACCATCCTCGACTGGATCAACCTGAAAGTGGCCAAATAGGCGTTTTCCGGGTTACCTCTGAAGCTCCCGGTCCGGTAGCCAGCTCGTTTCGGATGAAGCAGCAGTTGGCACCGGACCGGGAGCTTTGGTTTTGTCGGGGTGCCCGGCTATTTCAGGCTATAAATCCGCTCGATGATTTCGACCACCTTCAGGCCTTCCAGCGCATTGGTGGTGGCCACGCCCCGCTGCTGCACCGTGTCGACTACGTTGTCGATGACCTGCACGTGGTTGGCGGCGCTGCCCTGGTAGGGGCCGTAGTCGTTGGCCGGGTTGGTGGGCGGCAGCGCGGGCAGCTGGTAGTCGCGCAGGTGGCAGTACTCCACCTTGTCCATGTACTGCCCCCCGATGCGCAGGCTGCCGTGCTCGGCCACCACCGTCAGGCTGCTTTCCAGGTTCCGGTCCCACACGGCGGTGCTGTATTGCAGCGTGCCACTGCCCCCGCGCACCAGATCGAAGGTCACCAGGCCGCTGTCTTCAAACTCGGTGACGTGCTGGTGGTTGAAGTCGCGGAAGCGGGCCGTGATGTTGGTAATGTCGCCGAACACCCAGTAGAGCAGGTCGACGAAGTGGCTGAACTGGGTGAAGAGCGTGCCGCCGTCCTGGGCGAGGGTGCCCTTCCAGCCGTCGGCCTGGTAGTAGCGGGCGTCGCGGTTCCAGAAGCAGTTGATCTGAACCAGATACACCTGCCCCAGGCGGCCCTGCTCGTAGATCTGCTTGAGCCAGGCGGCGGGCGGCGAGTAGCGGTTCTGCATCACCCCAAACACCAGCCGGCCGGTTTGCAGGGCCGTGTGCACGATGTCCTCGGCCTGGGTTTTGGTCAGGGCAATGGGCTTTTCGATGACCACGTGCAGGCCGTGGCGCAGGCCTGCC is a window from the Hymenobacter aquaticus genome containing:
- a CDS encoding fasciclin domain-containing protein, coding for MNYPLPSLAAALFVAALTFSGCSKSTEADPSIAGIAVANDDFSVLEDAAIRGGVVEILSNKNPADPQGNYTVFAPDNSAFARLGLRQATDLQALQTSFLTSTLFYHVTGGTLAGSALLPGSSSASALGPVRRIVSRNGSRYVNGSRIVATDVKASNGTVHVIDKVLLATGADVVQSAVAVSTSKVFVKPDLQYLVYAVVYCGLREALSEGSPQLTVFAPNDQAFKDLYKQFGITLTEPKDLEKLPNAKETLTKVLLGHVALGSQSGQFTQFTTELPANATLPTLGGGNLLFGDFSSGLLPVRGEGNGTTSAGMTIPDILCTNGVVHVIDRVLLPK
- a CDS encoding TIGR02117 family protein → MHPTLKKTLQITGYAAASLVGIVGVYAASSFVLSRIPVNTHDQDPAEDVDIYILSNGVHTDIVVPVRSRYIDWSELVPFQNTPANDTSAPYVGFGWGDKGFYLDTPTWAELKPSTAFKAMFYLSSSAMHVTFHQRLQEGDDCVKIRISQAEYARLIDYIKGSFDYDAQGRPQHIRGHSYGQYDAFYEAKRTYSFLFTCNTWANNGLKESGQRACFWTALDSGIFYQYRHRGPHVVSNIVRRAASYAGLASPSRSR
- a CDS encoding lipopolysaccharide biosynthesis protein, with protein sequence MGIVQRQGLRNTVISYLGLALGFVNTAFVLPALLAPAQLGLTNLLVSIATVYAQFSAFGFASVGIRFFPYFRNKEAGHHGFLPLLLGLPLLGFALSTAIYLLGKPLILAQYKAHDAALLGPFYAWGSLLALFTLLYSLQDAYLKGLYHTAFSSFLQDIVLRVLIAGLALLYGKGVLAFPEFVLAYIGLYGAISLLLTGYLAFIGELHLRPTRAALRVRPVGEIVRFGGFALLSSLSGSILGFIDSWMVSAQISLAAAGVYGIAYNISTALTIPARSLNKIAFPLLAQYWKDQDLPRMADFYRDTTRLNTILGCYLALGIGLNLDFIYSLIKNPAYATGTTAVLLLLAGRLFDGITGVNGLIVVTSPRYRFDLIFNLSLAGITILLNRLLIPPLGITGSALATLFAIVAINTARTWFVWYSYRLQPFTWRIPVVLAVAVASGLLVWLLPVLPSKLLTMLMRGTVLTALYGGALLLLGLVPEAQPLLRKLLKRPQQ
- a CDS encoding DUF7033 domain-containing protein, which codes for MLPPLPAIPPISAETRLAYVLRHFHMAFPAAPTVRISYSDAPVRIVDGAGEFFGQTQPYPAAPNYRDWQGQSIPFFFDAAPEKPLLELLPNQRAIIHADVVSAAFYLLSGWQEFFSDERDRHGRFPYTASVQHRYGFVDVPVVNYYFDVLKTAVEHATGQPVRPRRWMNDAPFAAFLTHDIDNLYSAWKQPAKAALKAGNLLGFGRQLWQHLTRPDAWDNLKLVRETVAGYGAQSTFFFLPEHRPGANGTPNADYDVAKVWPRLAPAIGDAEIGLHASIGRAVHTGDLKREEHRMQRCTGRDLVKGIRFHYLGWEPRLTPVLLDTLLFHYDTTLGFAEHYGFRNSYCLPFHLFDFRQSQPHDFLEIPLNVMDATLHHPNYLRLAPDEILPALTPMLQQIERFGGVCTVLWHNENFDPANQHNGPREFHAIMEYLRSRQAAFVNGRDICELVS
- a CDS encoding amino acid permease, with translation MLKKSLELLRAEAAETGAGTLKRSLGGFSLIAIGIGVIIGAGLFSLTGIAAANNAGPAVTLSFLVAAVGCAFSALCYAEFASMVPVAGSAYTYSYATMGELFAWIIGWDLILEYSVGAATVAISWSQYLVRVLGKFNLHIPAQLVMSPFEQATLADGSVISGLVNVPAMLIVLAITAIIVRGTQGSAWFNALVVSLKVAVVLVFIALGWQYIDPANYQPYIPQNTGTFGEFGWSGILRGAGVVFFVFIGFDIVATMAQETKNPQRNMPIGIIGSLLVCTVLFVLFGHVMTGLANYTEFKDSAAPVAIAIEKTPYAWLSSAIIVAILIGYTSVILVDLMGQSRVFFSMSKDGLLPPVFAKVHPTFRTPLQSNLLLGVFISLFAGFVPISVVGEMTSIGTLLAFVMVCLGVLIMRKKEPNAPRGFRTPWVPLVPILGILTCLLMMVSLPLDTWIRLFVWLAIGLAIYYGYGKKHSKLRQQQAAE
- a CDS encoding alpha/beta hydrolase family protein produces the protein MSNKFAGLLWSWLLLLTFSIGANAQNQPTTPAPAAAAPATKIALDGQWKGELPVPGGSLPVVVTITDLAGGGYFAVLDVPAQRISHAILNVQQRADTLFFSSDELGCRFTSQRSADGKQLAGLWKLQTYQTPLTLIFSAKSGPSKNFKFPPPYRVEEVSFINTQDNIRLSGTLSVPPGEGPFPGVVLISDMGPQDRDATQGEFKMFGALADFMARHGVAVLRLDDRGVGQSQGDYTTATTADLVRDAQLGLNFLRTRPLIDFGKLGLIGHGEGGNVALLAAAQPLPPAFVVTLAASGVAGKDVLSQQAAGFLKAGEADTAQAALVKKQLHDQWMLEQNIKQLRAKGANSAQIQTLEIQYNMRKREESKKLQESIAKKQRAVLDVIQQTTDNAQAQPIVANMLTQSNPGMDASQIQALTNVLIGRWYRSYLNFDPQLELGKVKTPVLLLHGTDDNQVNVNNLSLLEKGLKSKGNKLVEARRLPGINHQFQPPATEWPLMGGEPKPVLSPLVQQTILDWINLKVAK
- a CDS encoding EcsC family protein, producing MSTYEEQAREELRQWQQKMQRPPSYLNRFARRVQIRLNNLLPEKVHRVLTAAIRQMVQGVLLGSRYTSRRPLQDATLEARENAVRQHVKLYRTTAAAEGAVTGAGGLLLGLADFPLLLSLKLKLLFEVAALYGFDAHDYTERLYLLHVFQLAFSSQHSRNQVYRRLADWDAYRHTLPTDPQAFDWRAFQQEYRDYIDLAKLAQLVPVIGAAVGAVANYKLLEQLGDTAMNCYRLRLGLAKPA
- a CDS encoding Gfo/Idh/MocA family protein; this translates as MSASLPAVRFAICGVGHIGRRHATFVQAHAAAQLVALIDVRAELAQPLATEFPGVPFFTSLEEYLAHGPAADVLTVATPNYLHAPQAVAGLRHGLHVVIEKPIALTKTQAEDIVHTALQTGRLVFGVMQNRYSPPAAWLKQIYEQGRLGQVYLVQINCFWNRDARYYQADGWKGTLAQDGGTLFTQFSHFVDLLYWVFGDITNITARFRDFNHQHVTEFEDSGLVTFDLVRGGSGTLQYSTAVWDRNLESSLTVVAEHGSLRIGGQYMDKVEYCHLRDYQLPALPPTNPANDYGPYQGSAANHVQVIDNVVDTVQQRGVATTNALEGLKVVEIIERIYSLK